The proteins below come from a single Kryptolebias marmoratus isolate JLee-2015 linkage group LG12, ASM164957v2, whole genome shotgun sequence genomic window:
- the bptf gene encoding nucleosome-remodeling factor subunit BPTF isoform X4, translating to MRGKRGRPPKPLQTEDPSPATTRGLRPRRNIKPKFRDSGDEDAESPSRETAKSARKRKATSTRGRGRGRGGGGGRGGRGGRGGRRAAVPKTVVYDDHESDEEEDAVSLRSEEDEFVEEEPQSEEEEALKEDSDCLEDDGLEEEEDGASICTESSFRSQSTHASTPGRKKMRAPRPRTPTLENKEIPPLELPETSEDLLVPNEELLNIASIYEVLRNFSSVLRLSLFRFEDFCAALIGQEQCTLIAETHSSLLKAILREEDSSNTTFGPADLKDSVNSTLYFIDGMTWPEVLRAYCESDREFQHVLPHLEMDEYPFGPLESKIRVLQFLVDQFLTTNIAREELMSDGSMQYDDHCRVCHRLGDLLCCETCSAVYHLECVKPPLEAVPEDEWQCEVCVAHKVPGVTNCVTEAQKNRPYIRQEPIGYDRHQRKYWFLNRRIIIEEDGEHEKKKIWYYSSKAQLEELMECLDKEYWETDLHAILEETKEEVTAHMDITEDLTNRARGSSKSYLAAVNDVVLERLKIRRQALESKSGAEETKQEAEGGSVNAAEVHAELPSQPDKTRDAENVDDTNSRAEEKSRADRPASAAQDAAALKTPPLEKNSETEADRSGNQGSGESSPLATQGATDRSQKSESAQSDDSSPTQDQPQQRSSQPEAAGDGGQVSGPDGLGKLEPPDLADRSSQSSFTSQDGMDEYNERVKTERVTGQESKNQMHRSSKESSPVRSAGDTTRLSFLKRDLAVNLNNLFKLGQEGKYRVYQNQYSTNVLALNKHQHREDYDKKRHLSHKFSLTTASEFKWNGSIYGSRSLTVSTLRLTIIQLETNVPGPFMHPNWASHRTNWNKAVQMCSKAREFALALAILECAIKPVVMLPVWKESLGHTRLHRMTSMEREEKEKVKKREKKLEDEETLQQATWVKYTIPIKHQVWKQKGEEYRVTGYGGWIWVSKTRVPRFVPKLPGNTNVNYRKELEAKMNKENAVVRTKKHKEATDSKKEATRIKEDEDHSPVTSSPDDSKPQTTKEEEELSKEEREVAAEEKGVDEKMEIDSSQKSPASSDAKDKVESNGPSSAAAVEPTQTPEQPKKEETAASKIFYNVVNVSEGFQLRTAYKKKVKPSKLDGLLERRVKQFTLEEKQRLERMRQAAASKPPSGVKTEGSAVSRQPPAVTPAVKAEEKDEDLQVKDEVVKKLDFEQQDTKSESVDIKSDPRTEEEACTNKEVNGESELGGKTSCQPEKAEHDEKPLKEEVSQITENPKKRGYDEMEQSTEETQSRNSPSQVNGRTAATDPNINSEPGSQVQGVGSGPDQEPVKSLMNGNLAQNDFSNTAHPPPLKVLKLENHVGDRGEPLNRSDDAPTDGEGAAPEKLESSIASFLNSSNTDVCSNSDGVKASVTNASKESQNSLASGSISKPGGSSQGETSWLPSGPSPSGAQKKKLHDTKTSPCGSLPAGSMTISKEYSTRDRVSLLRFSKSKKARSGTALPSYRKFVTKSSKKSLFVLPNDDLKRMARKAGIKEVPIFSYNAKPALDIWPYPSPRPTFGITWRYRLQTVRSLAGVSLMLRLLWACLRWDDMAVKPSSAVGTTRKETTDTDIITTEIIKRRDVGPYGIRSDYCIRKIICPLGNKDTPKETPTPQRKGLRSSALRPKKQEPAKQTGPVAVETWIPEEELELWEIRAFAERVEREKAQGLDPAKTSSTLKTAEEVKAHLENQLKQARLAAQQKRLEQQKLSTTATTSTTTTPTLASSPSAPTPAGQRAGPLASGTKMALASKLGSPVSFQQDKNFQQSFASWVKQGQNNSTGGVQQKVLGIFPHGPPANLRTYSTLHPTTGNMNLRTATPASTTQQQVTTTAGQPGAASVPVGAMVRGPAQQGQPQQAAAKSGPGAPALRAAGPAASAPPATAAPAASSQPQRPQQGQVKLTMAQLMQLTQSAQGGNPGLTVVIQGQGQTQGQLQIIPQGVTVIPGPGQQLMQAAMPNGQVQRFLFTPLPPASSASVSAPATTPTPQTQMSPPAQARAVAQVQTTPSSFAQTQMTAPLPAPIHAASPSPQPVVASSPASIPVQTQITAPQTQLSPTQPQRPALVPHFPQPSTQVLPSTPPSAITSPHVASPAQNPSPGLTHKQILTSSPLQSQATPQTQVSTLPAVPLPAQTICPPLAPGQTVLQTAVQPQPLSPAPRLTPATVQTQVPVPALSPVSARSVPQVTAAAAAAAAAAAAATNSTQLPVSASLPSPVQVPTPALAPVSAPVIAVVSTQIAVPSPAKALTQIQGAASAPLHAAVANAVVTPVTATSTIPSVPALIEQKAAQPQVWTPVSGPVQTAQQAAAPVTPPTSVPGSAPASASTLSPVNLLPQTSLTPQSQAQVVSVQQVTHMPVSAVQVHMKGLPVSSVVSAVRPPQPQLQPQTHTPIRPQGQTQICAQVQVPPSGQVQQMSHVQTQVQAHIQPQVRVQFQPRAQIQPQTQQSPHAQVQPLTQVQSPTQAQPRVPPQYHPQVQASFQTQPQAPQQPQVPSQAQTPLQLQPQIQPQLHPQVQLQQQSPIQAQASQQPHVHIQSHVQAQVQTQPQFSVQSPQPTQVPPQLQAQAHGQVQAKLQVQFQPQNQTQVQAQPQLQVQSPIRHQVITVSGLQQPVQLLSALPPHVAAQIQAQIQAQAQQQGGAVPQQIKLQLPIQIQQTGGQIQAHQIQNMVTIQAPANVQEQLQRMQQQQQQQLQQQQPPKKKKHHEAKREPKEPNLQVVSPKDGIQKQMGVKQNSSAEQQKQRKSLAAAEREENQRLIVCNQVMKFILDKIEKDEKQAAKKRKKEEVVEQKRSKQNATKLTALLYKHKEQLKAEILKKRALLDKELQLQVQEELRRDLARLQREKEKARAAIAQAAAATIKAASSHLPHAAHAPSHKRKRDDERDRDKNRDRDRDRHHDKSKKRDRDKDKDKDKDRDRHKDREKDKDRERERERDKHRDRERDKDKDKERDGDQERDPSLLKHKKKKKKLSSTSKDHKKDTKLYCICKTPYDESKFYIGCDLCSNWFHGACVGITEKEAKKLEDFVCSDCKRGQEGAGAEELYCICRTPYDESQFYIGCDRCQNWYHGRCVGILQSEANHIDVYVCPQCQSTEDAMTVLSPLTDKDYEGLKRILRSLQSHKMAWPFLEPVDPHDAPDYYRVIKEPMDFSTMETRLQKRHYQKLTEFVADVTKIFDNCRYYNPNDTPFFQCAEVLEAFFVQKLKGFKASRSHNNKLQSSAAS from the exons ATGAGAGGGAAAAGGGGCAGGCCGCCCAAACCGCTACAAACCGAGGACCCGTCCCCAGCCACGACCCGGGGCTTGAGACCCAGGAGGAACATAAAACCCAAGTTTAGGGACAGCGGGGACGAGGACGCCGAGAGCCCCTCGAGGGAGACCGCCAAATCAGCCAGAAAGAGGAAAGCGACGTCAACCCGGGGCAGGGGACGGGGtcgaggcggcggcggcggcagagGAGGCAGGGGTGGTCGCGGCGGACGGCGGGCGGCGGTCCCCAAAACAGTGGTGTACGATGACCACGAGAGCGACGAAGAGGAGGATGCTGTGAGCCTGAGGTCCGAGGAGGACGAGTTCGTCGAGGAGGAACCCCAGTCCGAGGAGGAAGAGGCCCTCAAAGAGGACTCGGACTGCCTGGAGGATGATgggctggaggaggaagaggatggtgCCAGCATCTGCACGGAGAGCAGCTTTCGGAGTCAGAGCACTCACGCCAGCACTCCGG GAAGGAAGAAAATGCGGGCTCCCCGCCCTCGCACTCCCACTCTGGAGAACAAGGAAATCCCTCCTCTTGAGCTTCCAGAAACCTCCGAGGATCTTTTGGTGCCCAACGAGGAGCTGCTTAACATCGCCTCCATCTACGAGGTGCTGCGGAACTTCAGCAGCGTGCTTCGTCTCTCCCTCTTCCGCTTTGAGGACTTCTGTGCGGCGCTCATTGGCCAGGAGCAGTGCACGCTAATAGCCGAGACCCACAGCTCTCTGTTGAAGGCCATCCTGCGCGAGGAAGACTCCTCCAACACTACCTTCGGCCCCGCAGACCTCAAGGACAGCGTCAACTCCACTCTGTACTTTATTGACGGCATGACGTGGCCTGAGGTTCTGAGGGCTTACTGTGAAAGTGACAGGGAGTTCCAGCACGTTCTGCCACACCTGGAGATGGACGAGTATCCCTTCGGGCCCCTTGAGAGCAAGATCCGGGTGCTCCAGTTCTTGGTGGATCAGTTCCTCACCACCAACATCGCCCGGGAGGAGCTCATGTCTGACGGCAGCATGCAGTACGACGACCACTGCCGCGTGTGTCACCGCCTGGGCGACCTGTTGTGTTGTGAGACTTGCTCGGCGGTCTACCACCTGGAGTGTGTCAAGCCGCCGCTGGAGGCTGTCCCAGAGGACGAGTGGCAGTGTGAGGTCTGCGTGGCACACAAAGTGCCCGGGGTCACAAACTGTGTGACCGAGGCGCAGAAAAACAGGCCCTACATCCGCCAGGAGCCCATTGGATACGATCGGCATCAGAGGAAATACTGGTTCCTCAATCGAAGGATTATCAT CGAGGAGGACGGGGAGCACGAGAAGAAAAAGATCTGGTACTACAGCTCCAAGGcccagctggaggagctcaTGGAGTGTCTGGATAAGGAGTATTGGGAGACGGACCTTCATGCCATCCTGGAGGAGACGAAGGAGGAAGTGACGGCCCACATGGACATCACAGAGGACCTCACCAACAGGGCTCGTGGAAGCAGTAAATCCTACCTCGCTGCTGTCAACG ATGTGGTTCTGGAGCGGCTGAAGATAAGGCGACAGGCGCTGGAGTCGAAGAGCGGAGCGGAGGAGACGAAGCAGGAAGCAGAAGGCGGCTCGGTGAACGCCGCCGAGGTCCACGCCGAGCTCCCGTCACAACCGGACAAGACGAGGGACGCAGAGAACGTGGATGATACCAATTCCCGAg CAGAAGAGAAGAGCAGAGCGGATCGTCCCGCCTCCGCCGCCCAGGATGCAGCTGCGCTTAAGACACCGCCGCTGGAGAAGAACAGCGAAACAGAAGCGGATCGTTCTGGGAACCAGGGCAGCGGGGAGTCCTCGCCGCTGGCAACGCAGGGAGCGACAG acaGGAGCCAGAAGTCAGAATCTGCACAAAGTGACGACTCGTCACCAACTCAAGATCAGCCCCAGCAGCGATCGTCTCAGCCAGAGGCAGCTGGTGACGGCGGCCAGGTTTCGGGTCCCGATGGGCTCGGTAAGCTGGAACCACCCGACCTAGCTGACAGGTCCTCCCAGTCCTCTTTCACCAGCCAGGATGGGATGG ACGAGTACAATGAACGGGTCAAGACCGAGAGAGTAACAGGACAAGAATCTAAAAACCAAATGCACAGAAGCAGCAAAGAG TCTTCCCCTGTCCGCTCTGCTGGTGACACCACGCGCCTCAGCTTCCTGAAGAGGGACTTGGCGGTGAATTTGAACAACTTGTTCAAACTGGGCCAGGAGGGCAAGTACCGGGTCTACCAGAACCAGTACAGCACCAACGTCCTGGCGCTCAACAAGCACCAGCACCGGGAGGATTATGACAAGAAGCGCCACCTCTCCCACAAGTTCAGCCTGACCACCGCCTCCGAGTTCAAGTGGAACGGCTCCATCTACGGCTCGCGGAGCCTGACCGTCTCCACGCTCCGGCTCACCATCATCCAGCTGGAAACCAACGTGCCGGGACCGTTCATGCACCCCAACTGGGCTTCGCACAG gacCAACTGGAACAAAGCAGTGCAGATGTGCAGCAAAGCCAGGGAATTTGCTTTGGCCTTGGCTATTTTGGAGTGTGCCATCAAACCCGTGGTTATGCTGCCTGTATGGAAAGAGTCTCTGGGACACACAAG GTTGCATCGTATGACCTCCATGGAGCGGGAAGAGAAGGAGAAGGTGAAAAAGCGCGAGAAAAAACTTGAGGACGAAGAGACCCTGCAGCAGGCCACGTGGGTGAAGTACACCATCCCCATCAAGCATCAG GTGTGGAAGCAGAAGGGTGAGGAGTACAGAGTGACCGGATACGGTGGTTGGATCTGGGTCAGTAAGACCCGTGTGCCCCGTTTTGTTCCAAAGCTGCCAGGGAACACAAACGTAAACTACCGTAAAGAGTTGGAGG CTAAGATGAATAAAGAAAACGCGGTCGTTcgcacaaaaaaacacaaagaggcgACAGACAGCAAGAAGGAAGCAACTCGGATCAAAGAAGACGAGGACCACTCACCGGTCACTTCCTCACCTGATGACAGCAAACCTCAGACCaccaaagaggaagaagaactgTCCAAAGAGGAGCGGGAAGTTGCTGCTGAAGAGAAGGGCGTAGATGAAAAAATGGAGATCGATTCCAGCCAGAAAAGCCCCGCTTCATCTGATGCAAAAG ATAAAGTTGAAAGCAACGGCCCGTCTTCTGCCGCCGCAGTCGAACCAACTCAGACACCCGAACAGCCCAAAAAGGAGGAGACCGCGGCGTCGAAAATCTTCTACAACGTCGTGAACGTCAGCGAGGGCTTCCAGCTGAGGACGGCTTATAAGAAGAAGGTGAAGCCGTCCAAACTGGATGGGCTCCTGGAGCGCCGCGTCAAACAGTTCACCCTGGAGGAGAAGCAGAGGCTGGAGCGGATGAGGCAGGCGGCCGCCTCCAAGCCCCCATCTGGAGTCAAGACTGAAGGGTCAGCAGTCAGCAGGCAGCCGCCTGCCGTCACCCCGGCTGTGAAAGCAGAAGAGAAGGACGAGGACCTACAAGTGAAAgacgaggtggttaaaaagctcgaCTTTGAGCAGCAGGATACGAAATCCGAAAGCGTGGACATCAAATCGGACCCTAGAACCGAGGAGGAGGCCTGTACCAATAAAGAAGTGAACGGAGAGTCCGAGCTCGGCGGCAAAACCAGCTGTCAGCCAGAGAAGGCCGAACACGACGAAAAACCACTGAAGGAGGAGGTTTCTCAAATTACGGAGAACCCTAAGAAACGTGGCTATGACGAAATGGAGCAGAGCACGGAGGAGACCCAAAGCAGGAACAGTCCGTCGCAGGTGAACGGAAGAACCGCAGCGACGGACCCAAACATCAACTCGGAGCCTGGGAGTCAAGTTCAGGGTGTTGGTTCGGGTCCAGACCAGGAGCCTGTCAAATCCCTGATGAATGGAAATCTGGCACAGAACGATTTCTCGAACACAGCTCACCCTCCTCCTCTCAAAGTCCTGAAGTTGGAGAACCACGTTGGAGATCGAGGAGAACCTCTGAACAGGAGTGACGATGCGCCGACGGACGGTGAGGGGGCGGCGCCCGAGAAGCTCGAATCCTCGATCGCTTCCTTCCTCAACAGTAGCAACACGGACGTTTGCAGTAACAGCGACGGCGTGAAAGCCTCCGTCACGAACGCCTCGAAGGAGTCTCAGAATTCACTCGCATCCGGCAGTATTAGCAAGCCGGGCGGAAGCTCTCAAGGAGAAACGAGCTGGCTTCCTTCTGGTCCCAGTCCCTCCGGCGCCCAGAAGAAAAAACTTCACGACACCAAAACGAGTCCCTGCGGTTCCTTGCCGGCTGGCTCCATGACTATTAGCAAAGAGTACTCCACTAGAGACAGGGTCAGCCTTCTCCGGTTCTCCAAGTCCAAGAAGGCCCGCTCGGGAACCGCGCTGCCCTCCTACCGAAAGTTTGTGACCAAGAGCAGCAAGAAGAGCCTCTTCGTCCTGCCGAACGATGACCTGAAGAGGATGGCGAGGAAGGCGGGCATTAAAGAAGTGCCCATCTTTAGCTACAATGCCAAGCCGGCGCTGGATATCTGGCCCTACCCCTCACCTCGGCCCACCTTTGGCATCACATGGAG GTACCGGCTGCAAACCGTGAGGTCTCTGGCGGGCGTTAGTTTGATGCTGAGGCTGCTGTGGGCCTGTCTGAGGTGGGACGACATGGCCGTGAAGCCCTCTTCGGCCGTAGGGACGACTCGGAAAG AAACCACAGACACAGACATCATCACCACAGAGATTATAAAACGGAGAGACGTGGGGCCCTATGGCATCCGCTCGGACTACTGCATCAGGAAGATCATCTGCCCCCTCGGGAACAAGGACACCCCCAAAG AAACCCCGACTCCACAGAGGAAAGGCCTGCGCTCGAGTGCCCTGAGGCCTAAGAAGCAGGAACCGGCCAAGCAGACGGGGCCTGTGGCTGTGGAGACGTGGATACCCGAAGAGGAGCTGGAGCTCTGGGAGATCCGAGCCTTTGCAGAGAG AGTGGAGAGGGAGAAGGCACAAGGTTTGGATCCCGCCAAGACCAGCAGCACCCTGAAGACGGCCGAGGAAGTCAAGGCCCATTTGGAGAATCAGCTGAAGCAGGCCAGGTTGGCTGCCCAACAG AAACGTCTGGAGCAGCAGAAACTGAGCACAACCGCCACAACTTCCACAACAACTACCCCGACATTAGCCAGCTCTCCCAGTGCCCCCACCCCCGCGGGCCAGAGGGCGGGGCCGTTGGCGTCCGGAACCAAGATGGCCCTGGCCTCCAAGCTGGGCTCGCCGGTTTCGTTCCAGCAAGACAAGAACTTCCAGCAGTCGTTCGCCTCCTGGGTGAAACAGGGTCAGAACAACAGCACAG GTGGAGTTCAGCAGAAAGTTCTGGGTATTTTCCCTCACGGGCCTCCTGCCAACCTGCGGACATACAGCACGCTACATCCTACGACCGGGAACATGAACCTCAGAACTGCCACGCCTGCCTCGACCACTCAGCAGCAG GTTACCACGACGGCGGGGCAGCCCGGAGCAGCTTCTGTCCCTGTGGGCGCCATGGTCAGAGGCCCGGCTCAACAAG gtcaGCCTCAACAGGCTGCAGCCAAATCTGGACCTGGTGCTCCCGCTCTGAGAGCAGCAGGTCCTGCAGCGTCAGCTCCTCCTGCCACCGCGGCTCCTGCTGCTTCATCTCAGCCCCAAAGACCACAGCAGGGTCAGGTCAAACTCACCATGGCTCAGCTCATGCAGCTGACGCAAAGCGCACAG GGAGGAAACCCAGGTCTGACGGTGGTAATCCAGGGTCAAGGCCAGACCCAGGGACAGCTTCAGATCATCCCGCAGGGTGTTACGGTCATCCCAGGCCCCGGTCAGCAGCTGATGCAGGCGGCCATGCCCAACGGCCAGGTCCAGCGCTTCCTCTTCACTCCTTTACCTCCGGCCTCATCGGCATCAGTTTCAGCTCCCGCCACAACCCCGACCCCTCAAACCCAAATGTCCCCTCCAGCTCAGGCGCGAGCCGTCGCGCAAGTCCAGACGACTCCCTCGTCCTTTGCCCAAACGCAAATGACAGCCCCTCTGCCCGCCCCCATACACGCTGCGAGCCCGTCGCCACAGCCGGTCGTCGCCTCGAGCCCAGCTTCCATTCCCGTGCAAACCCAAATCACCGCTCCACAAACGCAGCTTTCGCCCACGCAGCCGCAGAGACCTGCTCTGGTGCCTCATTTTCCACAACCTTCCACGCAGGTTCTACCTTCGACGCCACCCTCAGCTATCACTTCGCCCCACGTTGCTTCCCCAGCGCAAAATCCAAGCCCAGGTCTGACTCATAAACAGATTCTCACCTCATCCCCTCTGCAAAGCCAAGCCACGCCCCAAACCCAAGTGTCCACTCTTCCAGCAGTTCCGCTCCCCGCACAAACCATATGTCCACCGCTTGCACCGGGACAAACCGTCCTCCAAACCGCAGTCCAACCACAGCCGCTCAGCCCCGCCCCTCGCTTAACTCCAGCCACCGTTCAGACGCAGGTTCCTGTGCCTGCTCTGTCCCCCGTCTCGGCCAGGTCAGTTCCCCAAGTCAccgccgcagcagcagcagcagcagcagcagcagcagcagccacgaACTCGACCCAGCTTCCCGTTTCTGCCTCACTCCCTTCGCCCGTTCAAGTCCCGACCCCGGCCCTCGCACCCGTCTCCGCTCCCGTCATAGCCGTCGTGTCGACCCAAATCGCCGTCCCGTCCCCGGCCAAAGCTCTAACCCAAATCCAAGGCGCGGCTTCTGCTCCTCTTCACGCGGCCGTGGCGAACGCTGTGGTCACGCCCGTCACAGCCACCTCCACTATACCTTCAGTGCCAG CTCTGATAGAACAGAAAGCAGCTCAGCCCCAGGTCTGGACTCCAGTCTCGGGTCCGGTTCAGACGGCTCAGCAGGCAGCGGCTCCGGTTACACCACCTACCTCCGTGCCCGGCTCCGCTCCTGCATCGGCCTCCACGCTCTCCCCTGTTAATCTCTTGCCTCAGACATCTCTAACTCCTCAGTCTCAAGCACAAGTCGTATCGGTGCAGCAGGTGACTCATATGCCCGTCTCAGCGGTGCAGGTTCACATGAAGGGACTCCCGGTCTCTTCTGTTGTGTCTGCCGTGAGACCCCCGCAGCCTCAGCTGCAGCCCCAAACACATACTCCGATTCGGCCCCAGGGTCAAACTCAAATCTGTGCACAGGTTCAGGTCCCGCCCTCTGGTCAAGTCCAGCAAATGTCGCACGTTCAAACCCAAGTGCAAGCTCACATTCAGCCCCAGGTCCGGGTTCAGTTTCAGCCCCGGGCACAAATTCAGCCTCAAACTCAACAGTCACCTCATGCCCAAGTACAACCCCTTACTCAGGTCCAATCCCCAACCCAAGCCCAGCCAAGGGTCCCGCCTCAGTACCACCCCCAGGTGCAAGCTTCGTTTCAAACACAGCCCCAGGCCCCGCAGCAGCCTCAGGTCCCGTCTCAGGCCCAAACTCCGCTTCAGCTACAGCCCCAAATCCAACCCCAGCTCCATCCGCAGgtccagcttcagcagcaaaGCCCGATCCAAGCTCAGGCCTCGCAACAACCCCACGTTCACATTCAGTCACACGTTCAAGCCCAAGTCCAAACACAGCCCCAGTTTTCAGTCCAGTCACCCCAACCAACCCAAGTTCCACCACAGCTTCAGGCCCAAGCCCACGGCCAAGTCCAGGCGAAGCTCCAAGTCCAGTTCCAACCTCAGAACCAAACTCAGGTTCAAGCCCAGCCTCAGCTTCAGGTCCAGTCCCCAATCAGGCATCAGGTGATCACCGTTTCAGGCCTCCAGCAGCCGGTCCAGCTCCTGTCGGCCCTGCCGCCTCACGTGGCGGCCCAGATCCAAGCCCAGATCCAGGCTCAGGCCCAGCAGCAGGGCGGCGCCGTCCCCCAGCAAATCAAACTGCAGCTGCCCATCCAGATCCAGCAGACCGGCGGGCAAATTCAAGCCCACCAGATCCAGAACATGGTGACCATACAGGCGCCGGCAAACGTTCAGGAGCAGCTTCAGaggatgcagcagcagcagcagcagcaactacagcagcagcagccgccaaagaaaaagaaacatcacGAGGCTAAAAGGGAACCAAAAGAGCCGAATCTGCAGGTGGTTAGTCCCAAGGACGGCATCCAGAAACAG ATGGGAGTGAAGCAGAATTcatcagcagagcagcagaaacaaaggaAGAGCCTGGCTGCAGCAGAGCGGGAGGAGAACCAGAG ATTGATTGTGTGCAACCAGGTGATGAAGTTCATCCTTGACAAGATCGAGAAGGACGAGAAGCAGGCGGCGAAGAAACggaagaaggaggaggtggtggagcaGAAGCGCTCCAAGCAGAACGCCACGAAGCTGACCGCGCTGCTGTACAAGCACAAAGAGCAGCTGAAGGCCGAAATCCTGAAAAAGAGGGCGCTGCTGGacaaagagctgcagctgcaagTCCAG gaggagctgaggcGGGACTTGGCCCGGCTGCAGAGGGAAAAGGAGAAAGCCCGCGCCGCCATCGCCCAGGCCGCCGCGGCGACCATCAAGGCGGCCTCCTCCCACCTTCCCCACGCCGCGCACGCGCCGTCCCACAAGCGTAAGCGAGACGACGAGCGGGACAGGGACAAGAACCGAGACAGAGACCGGGACCGACACCACGACAAGAGCAAGAAACGGGACAGGGACAAGGACAAGGACAAGGACAAGGACAGAGACCgacacaaagacagagagaaggaCAAGGACAGGGAGCGGGAGAGGGAGCGGGACAAACATCGGGACAGAGAacgagacaaagacaaagacaaagaaagggACGGCGACCAGGAGCGAGACCCCAGCTTactgaaacacaagaagaagaagaagaagctgtctTCTACCTCAAAGGATCACAAGAAGGACACCAAGCTGTACTGTATCTGCAAGACGCCCTACGACGAGTCAAA GTTTTACATCGGGTGCGACCTGTGCTCCAACTGGTTCCACGGCGCCTGCGTCGGCATCACGGAGAAGGAGGCCAAGAAGCTGGAGGACTTTGTGTGCAGCGACTGCAAACGCGGCCAGGAGGGAGCCGGCGCCGAGGAGCTGTACTGCATTT